GAGGGGATGGTCTACTTTGAGCAGGGGTGCCAGGAGTGTTTCAGAAGATGCTGATGGGGGGTGAGATGGGCTCATGATTTCACCAGTTTTTGCCAAGTTTTGCTCAGTTTCTGACAATTCTATCATGGCTCTTAGAGGCTATAATCCTTGCTCTTGTTAAGCTTTAGAGTTTTTCAGGGACGACTAGCTAGTCAATATCCAAACCAGGATTCAACGAGTTCTGCTTTTAAGGACTGAAGTCGAATCTTGGATGATTCCTGATAGAGCGATCGCGTTACAACCCAATCGATAAGCATCTGGATAAGACCATCCGGCTCTTGATACATCATAAAAGCCAACTGAAAACTTAACAGAGGCTGTATCGCCAATCGTGTCATTCATACCAATTACATAAGGGATGTGTTGGATAATCGCATCCGTTTGGACTTTGGAGTAACAATCGTTGAGGGCGACGAATTCTAGCCGCGGCTGGAAAATAGTTGAAATAAGCTAGCTAGTGCTGCGGTTGACGGTAGCTTAGCGCTGCCTGATTCACCTTCTAAAACTAAACCTGCTGTACCTTCTTTATGCCCACAAAAGTGAAGAACCTGTGGTTGAATGTCGAATAGTGCGCGACGCAAATCATCGGGACGTACTGCCCAGCGTTGCTAAAGATCAAATTGCTCTCGTTGTTGGCTCAGGCGCAATCCTTGGTCAACTTCTCGCACTTCATTATCTAGCCGTAATCGGGCTTAATCGGCAGGACTAGCGGCAAGCACCAGGATGACGCGTGGGGATTTCCCAGCACTGGGAAGATGCGCTAATTGAGCAGAACTTGCAGGTTGGGAGATAAGGTGCGATCGCCTACATGAAGATCTCCACCTGTGCTCCCGACTCCGTCACCATCAACAAAATTGACCCAGACCCCAGCCAGGGCGCTATAGAAATTCCTATCGATATGATTGATGCCTTCAGCCTTGTTTCCCAAACCTACTCTGATAGAGATGCGCTCAACCGAACTCCCAGCGAGTTCATCATCATAGGCAGAGGTGAACTATCGCCTAGTTCCACTGATCAATTGGGAGCAAGCTCAACCCTCCCCCACTGGATCGCCCATAACAATTCAACCAGTCAGTCGGCACCTCTCAGAAGCTAAGAACCCCAAAGCCACGCAGAGAGGCAAATTGCCTAATTGCAACGAGATTGTAGAAGTTTGAGGCTGGGTCAAAACCGCAGAGAGAGAGAATGTTAGCTGCATCTCCGCGATCGTGCAGTCTTCTACCACCCAGATCAGTTGCAATAGGTAACCCAGACATCTCCCAATCTCGCACGAGTTCTAAAACGGCGTATACCTGACCGAAAAATACACCCCGTTTTCCTGCCAAGTGCGATCGCTCGACTCCACCCGAATCAGCGGAATTCCCCAGTCAAGCCGCGCTGAAAAAGTGTCCCCTATCCCCCACAACAACCCGACCCCAGCTCCAATTAAGCTATTCGGATTCGGATCTTCCCCCGAACTATTCCACGTCGTCCCCAGATCCACAAAAGGGGTCACTTGTAATAGTCCTTTAATACTCGGTACTCGTAAGATGGGAATACGTATTTCTGTAGATAGCAGCGCTCCATTATCCGTTAATAAAGCATCCTGCCGATATCCTCGCACCGTTTCTTGTCCTCCTAAACCAAATTGTTCGGAGGGGAGTAATGACCCATCTGCCAGTTGTACATCTCCACGTACTAACAGCAGTGTATCAGGCGCTAACAACCGCACCCATTGTCCCTGTCCTCGCCAGGATAAAAATCGGCTGTCGGGCGTTCTCTCATTGATAGTTGAGTCCAGCAAATTTAATCCTAAACTCACTTGAGAGCGAGCTGCTAAAACTTGATTGTTACTGCGCTGCGTCCATTCTTGGAAAAAACGCAAGGCAGAAATTTTTGTACGTCCATTTTCATCTGCTCCCAGTGAGGGAAAGGGGAGATTCTCCTCTAAAAATTCAGCTTGACTCTCTTGTCGAGAAGCCGTAATACCCAGCGTGAATTCCTCAGAGGGGGATTCAAAGAGAGGCTGACGATAGGATATTTCGTAGTAGCGAGAGTTAGAGTCAATATTGAGGACTTCAAAGTCAGGATCAATAATGCTGCTGGAAGTTATCCCGTAGGAGAAGCGCAAAGTTCCGTTGCGGGGATTGAGTGGAAGTGTGTAGCTGGTATCAATGCCGTTGCTGCCATCAGTGTTGTTGTAACTGACTTGTAAGTCATCACCAAAGCCGATTAAGTTGGCTTGCCTTACTTCCAGTTGACGACGAAAGCTGCCGACACTGGGCGATCGCCCATTATCGATAGAGGGGGTAACACTAAAAGTGTCTGCTTCTGCGACTTGGACTTGCAGCAAACTGATGCCCGGACGGGTTCCCGCTTGCAGATCGGCTGAGATACTCTCGATGAGAGGGTCAAGCTGTAAAAGCTGTAAGCCCTCTAACAATCGAGGCACATTGAGCGGCGTAGAAGCTGCTAGTCTAATCCGACTGCGAACATAGCTAGACTGGAGCCGTCGAGTGCCTGTGATATTAATGTCTTCTAAACTGCCTTCAATCACCTGAATTTTAACGACTCCACCCTTTAACGTTTGGGGCGGAATGAAAGCACCAGAAGTCACATATCCCCGACTAACATAAAGCTGTGTTACTGCTGAACGCGCTTGCAATAGTTCGGCAAAGGATATTTCTCGTCCAGTGAAAGGAGCGGTGACCGCAGCAAATTCTTCTGGAGTGAAGACTCGACTGCCCACCACTGCAAATCGTTGCACAAAAAGCGTTTGAGGAATTTCTGCGGGTGTCTCTGATGGTGTGGCTGGAGGTACGGGAGTGGGTAAAAGCTCGTCAGGGGGCGGCAGCGGGGGCAGGGGCGCACTCGGTAAAGGAGGTTGGGGAATAGGATTGGGTGGCAGCGGGGCTTGAGCAATTTGGTTGGCGATCGGGGGGAGAGTGGGGGCTTCTAGTGAATTAGATGGAAGAGGTTTAGTCGGATAAATTGAGGTAGCTTTAGTTTCATCAGATAAAAGAATCGAAAGTTGAAGTTGATCTACGGAGACTTTTTCTGAAGTTGATTCTGCCATATTTAAAGTGGTTTCTATGCTTTTCACTGAAGATATATTTCCCATAAGTATCGTAATGATAATGGTGAGATTCAACAGCAGCATTTGGCTGAAAAAATGTAGTAACTTAGCATTCATAAGAGGGATTTTTTCGTTCTGTTACAAGAAGTTTTGAAGAGTAGAAGAACTCTTTCACGGTAGTAGGCTTAATCCACAACGCCGAAGAATTTAGCGACCAAAGTTGCTTGACCAACATTATGCTCTTGACCGATTCCTTTAACTTGTTCTTTGCAAATCATCTTCATGCGTAAATCTCATTGATGCACCATGGATCGTGGGTTAACTGAAGAGGCGGATGAACCCGCCGAGCTAATTCGGGGGCGGCGCTCTGCACCTATCTGTAAATCATCGAGCGATTCCCCTCAACTCCTTGCCCTGCCGTCATCTCTTTCAAGAGTCGATTGCTCAAGGGGGCGCAGCAATACCACCGTACCTTGAGCGGGATGATTTCAGGCAGAAGGTGTCGCCACTTAAACAGGTTGGAAGCGGACATACAAGCTACACAGAATGGGCAATTAATCCCATCACTTTACCATCTCCCAAGTTTTTGCAAAAAACCCCCTGACTTCTGTATCGAGTTAAGTTGCCTAAATCAGCACAACTGTGCTTATGCGAGTTGAGTCGAAAGCAGTTTTTCGATACGAGCGTAGCGGCACTAAAGCCTGCACCATAACTATTTATCGAATCGTAGACATTCGCTACGAGTCAAGGCGTTTATTGATTTCTTAGTAAAACGATTTGGCAGTCCGCCTTACTGGGAGGATGTTGCAATTTAGGTTGTCTTCTATTCCGTTGCTGATACTGACTTGTGAATCGCCTCGATCTACATTAGTGCTGGTGAGCGATCGCGCTCACCAGCACTGTTGGCGAATGTCCTATAAATAGATTTACACAAAATGTGCAACCGCTGAAGCACTTAATCTTTGCTTGCTCACTACTCTTTATAGTAGGTTTTTAGGAAAAGTTGGAATACATTGACCGACTGATAATATTGCATTGAGTCATCGGCAGACCGCCCCGCATTTTTCGATTTTTTGCACGACGGCAACTGCGCGGGCAATCCCATGCTCGGCACGGATTTTCATCCCCAGTAGCTGCCCGTTGCCGCATCGATTGATCGGTCACAGCCGTTTGAATCGCTTGAGCAAGTCGTTCAACCGTAAGTTGCTTACGAAGAATTGGTTCTGGACCAACGCCTAATTTCGCGTCGCGCTGCCCCCAAAATAACTGATCACCAAAGAACAGAATCACGATCGCCGGAACACCTGCCCTGAGACCTGCGGCTGTCGTCCCCGCACCACCATGATGAATAACAGCCGCAACTCGTGGAAAGAGCCAGGAATGCGGAATTGAGTCCACCATGAAGACGGTCTCCGGTAAAGCTTCCTGGCGTTGCTGAAAGGGTAATGATTTAAGCGGGGAGAGGAACTGTCCGATACTTCAAATAATGCATAGTCAGGCAGCAGACTGGAAAGTGGCATCG
The DNA window shown above is from Timaviella obliquedivisa GSE-PSE-MK23-08B and carries:
- a CDS encoding ShlB/FhaC/HecB family hemolysin secretion/activation protein, with the translated sequence MAESTSEKVSVDQLQLSILLSDETKATSIYPTKPLPSNSLEAPTLPPIANQIAQAPLPPNPIPQPPLPSAPLPPLPPPDELLPTPVPPATPSETPAEIPQTLFVQRFAVVGSRVFTPEEFAAVTAPFTGREISFAELLQARSAVTQLYVSRGYVTSGAFIPPQTLKGGVVKIQVIEGSLEDINITGTRRLQSSYVRSRIRLAASTPLNVPRLLEGLQLLQLDPLIESISADLQAGTRPGISLLQVQVAEADTFSVTPSIDNGRSPSVGSFRRQLEVRQANLIGFGDDLQVSYNNTDGSNGIDTSYTLPLNPRNGTLRFSYGITSSSIIDPDFEVLNIDSNSRYYEISYRQPLFESPSEEFTLGITASRQESQAEFLEENLPFPSLGADENGRTKISALRFFQEWTQRSNNQVLAARSQVSLGLNLLDSTINERTPDSRFLSWRGQGQWVRLLAPDTLLLVRGDVQLADGSLLPSEQFGLGGQETVRGYRQDALLTDNGALLSTEIRIPILRVPSIKGLLQVTPFVDLGTTWNSSGEDPNPNSLIGAGVGLLWGIGDTFSARLDWGIPLIRVESSDRTWQENGVYFSVRYTPF